The window GTGGAGTTCCAATTCGAGGTGATGGCGCCCCTTTTCGTGCTACGCCAATGGCACCGCCACCGCACCTGGACCTTTAACGAGCTCTCCGGCCGCTACCGCGAATTGCCCGAGACCTATTATCTCCCCGATCCGGAGACGATCGGCGAGCAGTCGACGGCCAATAAGCAGGGCCGCCAGCCCGGCGGCGATCTCGAGGCGCGCCGCGCCGAGGTGGAGAAGCTGCGCGCCGGCTTCGAGGCCGCCTTTACGACCTATCGCGAGCTGCTCGCCGCCGGCTGGCCCCGTGAGCTCGCCCGCACAGTCCTTCCGCTCTCGACCTACAGCCATATGTTCGCCAAGGTCGATTTGCGCA is drawn from bacterium and contains these coding sequences:
- the thyX gene encoding FAD-dependent thymidylate synthase, which translates into the protein MSTTSDKVTLLDHGFVRLVDHMGSDISIVRAARVSYDAAWRAGENDGSDKRLIDYLWKNRHTTPFEAVEFQFEVMAPLFVLRQWHRHRTWTFNELSGRYRELPETYYLPDPETIGEQSTANKQGRQPGGDLEARRAEVEKLRAGFEAAFTTYRELLAAGWPRELARTVLPLSTYSHMFAKVDLR